From one Anopheles cruzii chromosome 3, idAnoCruzAS_RS32_06, whole genome shotgun sequence genomic stretch:
- the LOC128269904 gene encoding G-protein coupled receptor moody, with protein MDLFDAGESSLLYPYVVEHNFSDGASTYNGKHSGAIPLYTGYPRLLLNIATVTCIAYMVVGVPGNLLTIVALVKSKKTRNATAVFIMNLSFSDLLFCCFNLPLAASTFWHQAWLYGDLFCRLLPMMRYGLLAVSLFTILAITINRYIMIGHQRLYQRVYKTKHLCLMVAFTWILGFGSLLPTWLEKWGKFGLDGVIHSCSILPDSQRHSPKQFLFLIAFALPCLSIIVCYARIFYIVRSTALRTQDQASDNLEDSLEDLSTGVSNQQLAENCDTSQIVPRPLSYTNFGPDSDWRFIDSSTDNEIFCDATDGADRPKSAETDDRRTSRIQPQTPKSAVDGIVKPRNQRYAAASGPGVRRNASNLNARKRRRHLNTSGASIMSAGKMSAKDRKLLQMILVIFVAFLICYLPITVVKLFRPSLQILNVMSYLLIYLTTCINPIIYVVMSREYRQAYSDLVLCRPYEKAKAKPPKTANVMRVASKR; from the exons ATGGACCTGTTCGATGCAGGTGAGAGCAGCCTACTTTATCCGTACGTCGTGGAGCATAACTTCTCGGACGGTGCATCGACATACAATGGTAAACATAGCGGT GCCATCCCGCTCTACACCGGGTATCCGCGGCTGCTGCTCAATATTGCGACGGTGACGTGTATCGCTTACATGGTGGTTGGCGTTCCCGGCAACCTGCTAACGATAGTGGCCCTGGTAAAGAGCAAGAAA ACACGCAATGCAACGGCCGTTTTCATCATGAATTTATCGTTCTCCGATTTGCTGTTTTGTTGCTTCAATCTGCCTTTGGCCGCGAGCACCTTTTGGCATCAGGCGTGGCTGTACGGGGATCTCTTCTGCCGCCTGCTGCCCATGATGCGCTATGGGTTGCTGGCCGTTTCACTGTTCACCATTCTGGCCATTACTATCAACCGCTACATTATGATCGGTCATCAGCGGTTGTATCAAAG aGTTTATAAAACGAAGCACCTGTGCTTAATGGTGGCCTTCACCTGGATACTTGGGTTCGGGTCACTACTGCCAACGTGGCTGGAAAAGTGGGGAAAATTTGGGTTAGATGGGGTTATCCATTCGTGTTCTATACTGCCCGACAGTCAAC GTCACTCACCGAAACAGTTTCTGTTCCTGATCGCCTTCGCCCTGCCCTGTCTGTCGATCATAGTGTGTTACGCGAGAATTTTTTACATCGTCCGCAGCACGGCACTACGCACGCAGGATCAGGCGAGCGACAATCTGGAGGACAGCTTGGAAGATCTGTCAACCGGTGTGAGCAATCAGCAGCTGGCGGAAAACTGCGACACAAGTCAGATCGTCCCACGGCCGCTATCGTACACCAATTTCGGCCCGGACTCGGACTGGCGTTTCATCGATTCCAGTACGGACAACGAGATCTTCTGTGATGCCACGGATGGGGCCGATCGGCCGAAGAGTGCTGAAACGGATGACCGCCGCACTTCAAGG ATCCAGCCACAAACCCCCAAAAGTGCGGTAGATGGAATTGTTAAACCGCGAAACCAACGGTATGCCGCAGCATCCGGCCCCGGGGTGCGGCGGAACGCAAGCAACTTGAACGCGCGGAAGCGCAGAAGACATCTCAACACTTCCGGTGCATCGATCATGAGTGCGGGCAAAATGTCCGCCAAGGACCGGAAGCTGCTCCAGATGATTCTGGTGATTTTCGTCGCGTTTCTCATCTGCTATCTGCCCATCACGGTCGTGAAGCTGTTCCGGCCCAGCCTGCAGATACTGAACGTGATGTCCTATCTGCTGATCTACCTGACCACCTGCATCAATCCGATCATTTACGTGGTAATGTCCAGAGAGTACCGGCAAGCGTACTCGGACCTTGTGCTGTGTCGTCCGTACGAGAAAGCCAAGGCAAAGCCACCGAAGACCGCCAATGTGATGCGCGTTGCCTCGAAGCGTTAG